In Terriglobia bacterium, the sequence AAGAGAGCGTATCCCGGGAAGACATCCTCACAGCTCTGCCCCCGAGCGTCGCGCTGGAAATGCGTTTTCACGTTGCCAAGTGCCACCCCGAATCTGAAATCCAGAAGGCTCTTTGCAGAGAGATATCGCGTCCATACCGCTTGCACAGCGTGATAGGAACGCTTTTGGTCCAGCGCTGATTCCCTGGTGACCTGGGGGCTTGATCCTGCCTCGGGCTCGCCCAACTGCTGTGCTGACCCATACAAACCCAGCTGATCCCGGGCCGACAACTGACCCGAAAGATCGAAAGCCTCCTGGAACACGGTGGCGGACACGGGCAATGGATGATTACGGATACGCTTTTCGAGGTCTCGAACCGAGATGGAGCCGAAGTAGGTCCAGGGCCGGCTCCACAACGGCCCTCCCAGCTGCACGCCGCCGTTCACAAAATGCTTCCATCTTTCGTCGGATTCCGTAAGGCCGAAAAAGCGGTCGCGGGTGGTCGGGTTGCTGTTCTGCAGCGCCCCGCTTTGAAAGAAAGCCTGGGCCTGGCCGTGCAATTCGCGCTCTCCCGACTTCGGTATGAATTCCAGATGGGCACCGGGGCCCGTGTGCCGGGTTGGAGAGTCGCCGGCCGTGTAGATGATTGCCTCCATGGCCGCCAGGTCGGGAAAGGCAAGGATCCCGTCGCCGGCAGGGTGGCTGATGGTCATCCCATTCAGCAAAGCCTGGTTCTGAGTCCAGGAACTGCCGCGCACGCCGAGCAAAAGCTGGCGCTGACTGTTCAGTCCCGAAATGTCGTAGCGTTCCGCCACTAGCGATGCCTCGGTGTGGTTCAGAAGCGACCAAAGGTGCTCTGTACTCGGCAGTAATTCGATCTGCTTCTCGGTGAGGACCCGCTCGGGTTGCCAGACATCCCGGGTCCGAGCGGATTGTGCCTTGATCTCCCAAGTGCCCGGCCCGGAGTCGTCTTCCCCGCTGAAATGAAGCACAACCGTCAAGTGCAGGGGAGTGCCGGGGCCGACCAGAGCCTCATACGTGCCGACTTCGGGAGTCGACGTGTGCCGGAAACTGAGTGTGTGGCGGCCGGGAAAAGCAAAATGGAAGAAAAAGCAGCCGGAGGAATCTGCGAGGAGGGAGATCGACCGCCCGTTTTGCGTCCATTGAATCTGCGTGTCAGGAATCGGTGTGCCGTCCGGTGTAGACACGGACCCGGAAATCGTAGAAGTCGGAAATTGAGCAGGCGAGGTCGTTGCAGGCACAAGCAGCAAAACCAGGACGGGGATCCAACCAGGAAAGCGTCCGCGAATCACGCCTGCCTCGCACAGCAGGAACGCCGGCTATTTGCTGGACGCTGCATGGCAAAAAGTTGCGTTGGGTAGAAATTCGGCATGAGACCTGAGATTCTCTCCAGGAGAACATTGTTATATCGAGAGAGTTTCAGGAGCAAGCGAAATTCTGAGCCATGAGTCTCTTGTATTCGATTGAAAGATATACTACATAGGATTGCGTGAATTCCATCTCAGCCCGACTTCGATAGAAAGGACCATCGAAATGGACAAAAAAGCCATAGAGAAGAGGAATCGGGTCGCGCAGTGGGCCTTTGACACCAGCCCGCTCTTGGGAAGATTCCATCTGTGGCTGGAAGATGTCGAAGTGGATTGGATCCGCGGCACCCGCCGGACGAAGTTGAGCGACAGCATCTCTTTCGTGGATGCCAAGATGGAAAGGATGTTCATGATGACCGCTGCCGTGACTGCGCTGGGCACGCAGCTGTTCGGGCGCTACGGCGAGGGCCTTCATCTGGACAAGAAAGGTCTGAACCAGGTTAAAAAAGATGCCGATGCCATTTCCGCCTACGCGATGAGCGAGTCCTTGTGGTATCTCTCGCGCTCCCTGCCGGAGAATCACGCGATCATGGTCTGTCTGGGGGAAGGGCTGATGCCCAAGGCAGGGGAAACACCCGAAATGGGTTCCAATCCCCTGCTCGGATTCGGCAGGATTTACGCAAGGCCACAGGTCGCGCGCTTCCTGGAAGGCAGGGTCCATCAGCTGATCAATTCGGAAACATACCGGTGGGATGACTTTCATCGTGATTTGAACGACGCCGGGATAACCGTCTGGGGCACAGCGATCGACACACTCGAGAACACCTCCCGGTTCGCGCAAGGCGCAACAACGGGCCCCCTGACCGTATTACATATCTTCGATCAACCCCTGTGCATTACCAAACCTTACGAGGGCTACATGGGGAACCTCGTCCTGCCCCGCGAGGTTGTGGAAAACGCTGGCAAGGAGTCATGGCTGGTTAATTTCTTCACACCGAGGGCGAAAGTACTCGAGTCCATCAAAATCAGCTATCCCGACATCAAAAACAAAAACGTACACGTGTGGACTTTGCGGGGCAAGAGCCGGGTCCACCGCATCGGGAGGATCTGGGAGGCGTGGCAGGCGCTCGGCGCGGATCTGATCGACGACGGGTGGGTACTGCCCAACGGGCACAAGGCCTTTACGGATTCCGGAACCTATGCGCCCACGTTCCAGGTGGGAACATGGAAAGACGCTGCCGGTGAAACCCATCTGTTTATCGTGGACGGTTACGCTGCATCGGCCGAAGCGATTCAGGCAGCCAGCCTGTATCCGATCCTTGGTCTGGACGTATCCCTCGCCATTTTCTCATCGACATTCGAATTGGGTTACGACCGTGAACCCCTGATCATGAGAATGGATCCAGCCGCGGAGGATTTCGGCGAGCAGCTGTACCGAATCTTTGGGAGGGAACTCGACAAGGAGACCATCGAACAATATAGGAACAACATCCTTCAGGCCAAAAGTGCAGGGATTCCGCTGAACAAAGGTGTTCTCTCTGCGGACGATTTCCTTCCCGGCAAAAATTGGGACGTCATGGCTGTCTCGGGGTACATGCTGCCGGATCCCTACACAGGGGCTCCCGGGATTCAAAAGATCAGCGAAAACTCCTACCGGGTGACGGTTCGCCTGTCCACGACCAAAGGCGACAAACGCACCACATTTACACTGCGCCTGCTGGAGACGATTGGGAAGAGCAGGCTCATATTCAACCCTTTGCTCAACCGGTTTCTTCGCGGAGAAGATTACCGGGAGCGGCGGGTTACGATTTCCGACTCCGGAAGGATCCGGAATGAACTGCAGACCCTCTGCACAGAAGCCCTGGAGCATTTCGGCGAGAGCTGCATCCGACTTCACTTCAAACGTATTCCGGACGATGTCATCCCCCCTCAGGATCAGGTAAAGCTCCGGGAGATCCTCGGATGGTACAAGGAGAACCATCCGATCTGGTTCAAGTGGCTCGAACTCGACTGATCCAGGGTTTTTCATTATCGGCTTGGAGAGGCAGTGAAATGACAAGCCGGCGCGTTTGAACCTGGCCCCCTTTCGACACTTATCTCTGCAGGCGGGACCGCCACCTCGGCCGACTGCGGCGCCCTGGCGGGGTTTCCCGGAAAAGATTGCCACGAGCGGCGGGTTACGAATTCCAACTCCGGGAGGATCCGCAACGAACTGCAGACCGAGGCGTGGTCACTTCGGGAAGTTCATACGCCGCAGGAGGCTGTCAAACCTGGGGTCGGAGCGCAACGGATCGAAATCGGGATCTGCCTGGAGGTGGGCGAGGAAGGGGGCGCGTTCACGATAGGCGCGCTCCAGCCACTGAAATGCCGCGTCTGCCTCACCCGCCCGAGCGTAATATTGCGCGATCTCGATCAGATGACCGTAACCCTGCTTGGAGCGCGCAGCCAACGTTTCGGCTATACCCCGCATCGCTCCCCGCGGGCCGGCTCTCGCATAACCCTGATTCAGGGCATTTAACATCTCACGATCTTCTTTCCAGGAAAGCCGATACTGTGCCATCGCCTCGTCGTACAGGCCTTTGTGCCAGAGTGCATATCTCAAAAAATTAATGCCGAATATAGAGTCTGGAAACATTTTCTGAAACCTGCGGGCTTCTACCATCTGGTCATCGAATCGGCGCAGGAAACCGAGGTGTCCGGCTACGGGACCCACAACAAGCGGCGATTGGGGATCGAGTTTGGCGCCCTTTTCGACAAGCGCTAGCGATTCTTCCGCGTGTCCCTCCACCAGAAAGCAGTCGGCATATGGGTGATAGACGAGCGCGTCTGCCGGATTGAGTTCGAGGGCCAGTTTGAGCTCTTCCTTGGCTTTCGACCACTCCCAGTCGAAGTAGAGTTTGACCAGCCCACGCACTGCGTGCCCTTCGGCCAGCTTCGGATCCAGCTCGACCGCCTTATCCGCAGCTGCCCGAAACTTCCCGACCCGTGCAGGGTCGCTGAGCCCACTGCCCGCCACGCCTGCTATGGCACAGGCCATAGCCGTCCCTGCGTAAGCGGGCGCATACGAAGGATCGATGTCGATGGCCGCCTGGAAGAACTCCAGGGCTCTTTGAGTGCCCTCAGCGCTGGCTCTGTTGAGGTAATACCGGCCTCGAAGGTAGGCGTCCTGGGCTTTCGGGTCGACCGGCCGTGCACCCGACAGCCGAGCCTGCTGCTCGGGTGTCAGGCTGAGCTTGATCTGGCCCGCTATGGCGCGCGTCACCTCCGCGAGCATGGCCATCGTGTTGGCAAGTTCGCGGTCATAAGAATCAGCCCACAGATGCTCATCCGTCGATCCATTGATGAGCTGAGCGGTCACGCGGACATCGCTGCCGATTCGAAGCACCGAGCCTTCGATGACCGCATCCACGTTGAGCTCGCGCGCGATCTCCGGCACCTGCTTGTCGGTTTTCTGGTAGCGCATCACCGAGGTGCGCGATATCACCGTAAGCCCGGTTTTGGCCAGCTCGGTGATGAGGGCCTCGTGGACTCCTTCGACGAAGTACTCCTGCGCTTCGTCGCCCATCATGTTGCGAAACGGCAACACAGCGAGTGAGCGAATCTGCCGGGCCGGCCTGCCTATGAACCGCTCGCGGGGCGGGCCGAAGGTGTAGAAAGCTAGAAGGGCCATCAAGACGGCTCCCAGGACGGCAGCCGCGGCAATCCACCAGCGACGGAAACCCTTCGCGATGGATGGAGCAGCAGAGGGGCGCGCCTTGACTGCCTGCGCAGCCTCGAGCTCCTTCTTCAGATCTTCGAGCTCGTAGCGTACGTCGAGGGCGGATTGGTAGCGGCGGCCAGGATCCTTCTCGAGACAGCGGCGGATGATCTTCCCGAGAAAATCAGGCAATTCCACGCGTGCTTCCTTTACCGGCGCCGGTATGTCTCTCAGAATGCTCGACATCAACTCGGCGCGCGTCTTGCCTTGAAACGGACGCGTGCCGGTGGCCATTTCATGGAGAATAATGCCAAGCGAGAAGATATCCGATCGATGATCGACGGACTTGCCCTGTACCTGCTCCGGAGACATGTATGGGAATGTGCCTACCAGCTGGCCGGCCGCAGTCATCGTCTCTGTCGGCGGCTCAGCTTCCGCCACCGCGGCTGCCGGCTTGAGCTTGGCGAGGCCGAAGTCCAGGACTTTTATCTCGCCGCCTTCGGTCACCATGATGTTGCCGGGCTTCAGATCCCTGTGGACGATGCCCTTCTCGTGTGCGGCAGCGAGAGCGCCGGCCAACGGGATCCCTATGCTGAAGATCTTCTCGAGCGGGAGCCCGCCGACATGAACCAGCCCGGAGAGAGGTTCACCTTCGACCAACTCCATCGTAAGGAAGCGTGCGCTCTCCGACTCTTCCACCGAGTGGATCGTAACGATGTTGGGGTGGTTGAGCGCCGCCAGCGTTCTGGCTTCCCGTTCGAACCGTGCCACCCGATCCGCATCACAGGTGACGGACTCGGGTAGGACTTTGAGTGCGACGTTGCGGCCAAGGGTCGTATCTAGGGCCTTCCAGACGACTCCCATACCACCTTCGCCGATCTTCTCGATCAGCCGGTAATGGGAAAGCGTGTCACCCCTTCGGATCGGCATCGATCGCCTCCGGGCTTGACATCTCGTGAAGGTCCTGCGCGGGGTCAGGTGCGCGGCCCTGACGGAGTACATCCGCACGGACGCGAGTTTAGCGCTTTTGCGGAAGAGGTTACAATTGTTTCTCATCCTGCTCAGAAACGAATTCAGCAACAGGCAGCCGCGGCCGGGGTCTGATCTGAAAAGATCAAAATTGGGCAGCGACCATGATTCATCAAGATCCGACCCCATGAATATTTCTGAACCAAATACTATGTATAAGCGTATACCATGTGTAACCATGTACCAGAACGATGAGATCGACAACAAGATTACGCAACTGCGCAAGGGGATACTGGAGCTGGCGATCCTTACCGCCCTGTATCTAAGAACGCACTATGGGTATTCGCTTGTGCGGGATCTGACCGCCGCCGGAGCCCTTGACCTGAAAGAAGGGACCATTTATCCCATCCTGTCGCGCCTGGCCAAGGAAGGGCTGGTGCGCACCGAATGGGTGGAATCCAACCAGGGGCCACCGCGGAAGTATTATGCCCTGACCGACGCCGGCCGAGCCATGTGCGAGGCTCTGAACCGGGAATTCCGCCGACTTGTGGGATTGGTGGATGCCGCCGGGCAGGATATCGCAGCGGCTCCGGAAGCGCAGGCAACGAAAAAAATCATCATTGGGAACCCAGACCATGAATAGCGACTATCCGCAGGCTGTGGCGAGAATCGTGACCGATTACCTGGAGCGTTTGTCCGCACGCCTGAAGGGAATGCCGGACATCGACCGCCAGGAAGTGGTGAACGAGATACGCTCCCATATTTATGAATCATACACAGACGAGAGCGCGGGCGACGAGATTGAGCGCATTCTGAAGGTGCTCAGGAGACTGGGTGACCCGGCCGACGTGATTGCCAGTCGCATGCCGCAAGCCGTCACCCGTCTCGGCAGGGGTAAGAAGGCGCCACTTTATATCGTCGCTGGCGTGCTGATTGCCCTATTCGGCGTGCCGCTAGGCCTCGGTGCACTGGCTCTCCTCGTCGGGTTCTTGGCCGGGCTGTTCGCCTTGTTGATCGGCTATTTTGGGGCCGCAGTTTCTCTGGTAGTAGCCGGCTTTGCCACCTCTGTTGTGAGTGCGATAGCCATCCTGGCTCCGGGTATCCTCTACACCGTCAACGACATGGTGGGAACGGAGATCATTTCGTTTGGGCCGTTCCAGCACAATCCCCAGGCAGCCGGCGTCCTCGGGTTGATCGTCTCATTGATCATACTCGCGGTAGGGCTGCTGATGTTGTGGTCCGGCAAGCACTTCTGGCGTGGATTTCGCTTTGTCGTCGTTCTGATCGTCGAGAAGGTGCGTGGCATCTTCTGCCGCTTTGTCGGGTCCGTTCCTGATCCTTCCGCCAACGCCAAACCAGGACAGCGTCCGGTGAGCTCCATTCGCTTGGAAGCAGAAAATGATGGTCTGTAAGGGGCGATTCTGGGCCCTAACCTGAACTATCAGTGAAGTTGGACGGCAAGCAGAAAAGAACCGGGGAATTGGCCGCAACACGATCAAAAATGTCGGCGTTCGTCTGCGTTCTTCGGCGTTCAGAGATATTCGCACGTGGCACTACGACGGCGACCAACCTATCTTCG encodes:
- a CDS encoding protein kinase; the encoded protein is MPIRRGDTLSHYRLIEKIGEGGMGVVWKALDTTLGRNVALKVLPESVTCDADRVARFEREARTLAALNHPNIVTIHSVEESESARFLTMELVEGEPLSGLVHVGGLPLEKIFSIGIPLAGALAAAHEKGIVHRDLKPGNIMVTEGGEIKVLDFGLAKLKPAAAVAEAEPPTETMTAAGQLVGTFPYMSPEQVQGKSVDHRSDIFSLGIILHEMATGTRPFQGKTRAELMSSILRDIPAPVKEARVELPDFLGKIIRRCLEKDPGRRYQSALDVRYELEDLKKELEAAQAVKARPSAAPSIAKGFRRWWIAAAAVLGAVLMALLAFYTFGPPRERFIGRPARQIRSLAVLPFRNMMGDEAQEYFVEGVHEALITELAKTGLTVISRTSVMRYQKTDKQVPEIARELNVDAVIEGSVLRIGSDVRVTAQLINGSTDEHLWADSYDRELANTMAMLAEVTRAIAGQIKLSLTPEQQARLSGARPVDPKAQDAYLRGRYYLNRASAEGTQRALEFFQAAIDIDPSYAPAYAGTAMACAIAGVAGSGLSDPARVGKFRAAADKAVELDPKLAEGHAVRGLVKLYFDWEWSKAKEELKLALELNPADALVYHPYADCFLVEGHAEESLALVEKGAKLDPQSPLVVGPVAGHLGFLRRFDDQMVEARRFQKMFPDSIFGINFLRYALWHKGLYDEAMAQYRLSWKEDREMLNALNQGYARAGPRGAMRGIAETLAARSKQGYGHLIEIAQYYARAGEADAAFQWLERAYRERAPFLAHLQADPDFDPLRSDPRFDSLLRRMNFPK
- a CDS encoding PadR family transcriptional regulator yields the protein MYQNDEIDNKITQLRKGILELAILTALYLRTHYGYSLVRDLTAAGALDLKEGTIYPILSRLAKEGLVRTEWVESNQGPPRKYYALTDAGRAMCEALNREFRRLVGLVDAAGQDIAAAPEAQATKKIIIGNPDHE